A genomic region of Ictidomys tridecemlineatus isolate mIctTri1 chromosome 10, mIctTri1.hap1, whole genome shotgun sequence contains the following coding sequences:
- the LOC101963012 gene encoding LOW QUALITY PROTEIN: E2F-associated phosphoprotein-like (The sequence of the model RefSeq protein was modified relative to this genomic sequence to represent the inferred CDS: deleted 1 base in 1 codon), with amino-acid sequence MNRLQDDYDPYAVEEPSDEEPALSSSEDEVDVLLHGTPDQKQKLIRECLTGESESSSEDEFEKEMEAELNSTIKTMEDKLSSLGTGSSSGNNKVGIAPAKYYDDIYFDSDSEDEDKAAQVTKKKKKKRHRIPTNDELLYDPEKDNRDQAWVDAQRRGYHGFGLQRPRHQQPVPNSDAVLNCPACMTTLCLDCQRHESYKTQYRAMFVMNCSVNKEEVLRYKNSENRKKRRGYKKMKSNHEDSAEQAETEVEEIYHPVMCTECSTEVAVYDKDEVFHFFNVLASHS; translated from the exons ATGAACCGGCTGCAGGATGACTACGACCCCTACGCGGTTGAAGAGCCTAGCGACGAGGAGCCAGCTTTGAGCAGCTCTGAAGATGAAGTGGATGTGCTTTTACATGGAACTCcagaccaaaaacaaaaactcatcaGAGAATGTCTTACTGGAGAAAGTGAGTCATCTAGTGAAGatgaatttgaaaaagaaatggaagctgAATTGAATTCTACTATAAAAACAATGGAGGACAAATTATCTTCTCTAGGAACAGGGTCTTCTTCAGGAAATAATAAAGTTGGAATAGCTCCGGCAAAGTATTATGATGATATATATTTTGATTCAGATTCTGAGGATGAAGACAAAGCAGCACAggtgaccaag aaaaaaaagaagaaacgaCACAGGATTCCAACAAATGATGAATTACTATATGATCCTGAAAAAGATAACAGAGACCAGGCCTGGGTTGATGCACAGAGAAGGGGTTATCATGGTTTTGGGTTACAGAGGCCACGTCACCAACAGCCTGTTCCAAATAGTGATGCTGTTTTGAATTGCCCAGCTTGCATGACGACACTGTGCCTTGATTGCCAAAGGCATGAATCCTACAAAACTCAATATAGAGCAATGTTCGTGATGAATTGTTCTGTCAACAAAGAGGAGGTTCTAAGATATAAAAACTcagagaacaggaagaaaaggcGGGGCTATAAGAAGATGAAGTCTAACCATGAAGACTCTGCAGAGCAGGCAGAGACAGAAGTGGAAGAAATCTATCACCCAGTCATGTGTACAGAATGTTCCACAGAAGTGGCAGTCTACGACAAGGATGAAGTCTttcattttttcaatgttttagcAAGCCATTCCTAA